Proteins from one Mixophyes fleayi isolate aMixFle1 chromosome 9, aMixFle1.hap1, whole genome shotgun sequence genomic window:
- the LOC142101298 gene encoding indolethylamine N-methyltransferase-like isoform X3 — MASTSHKDHHDEKYDPRMFLETYAGPNNKEFIELLVEYPLQLLYKTLSSGVLNGNTLINLIISPTFVHLPLLVDYFKEIIMVGSSDVTLRETEKWLKKDPGAVDWSHCADIISSFKGESTWKEHEEKVRGAVRVLKCDFTKDKPLDPVVLDPVDCVYNVLYLESISKDRAAYVSNLKKFTSLLKVGGHLVLFVPINMSYYMINNDKFFILTIDEDFIKKGLGDLGFTIVNSKQYQNTIDTHLLDHKHILYVVACKKK, encoded by the exons ATGGCTTCCACATCACACAAAGATCACCATGATGAGAAATATGACCCTCGAATGTTCCTAGAAACCTACGCTGGTCCTAATAACAAGGAGTTCATAGAGCTTTTGGTGGAATACCCTTTACAATTGCTCTATAAAACACTCTCCTCAG GTGTTTTGAATGGAAATACATTGATTAATCTCATAATTTCCCCAACGTTTGTCCACCTGCCGTTGTTGGTGGATTATTTCAAAGAGATCATTATGGTGGGATCGTCTGATGTCACTCTGCGAGAAACCGAAAAATGGCTGAAAAAGGATCCTGGAGCTGTGGATTGGTCTCATTGTGCAGACATTATCAGTTCCTTTAAGGGTGAAAG TACATGGAAGGAGCATGAAGAAAAAGTGAGAGGGGCAGTACGTGTCCTAAAATGTGATTTCACCAAAGACAAGCCCTTGGACCCCGTGGTTTTGGACCCAGTGGACTGTGTGTACAATGTCTTGTATCTGGAATCCATCAGTAAAGATCGTGCTGCATACGTCAGTAATCTGAAAAAATTTACGTCACTTCTGAAGGTCGGAGGTCACCTTGTCTTGTTTGTACCTATTAACATGTCCTATTATATGATCAACAATGACAAGTTCTTCATCTTGACGATTGATGAAGACTTTATAAAAAAGGGTCTTGGAGATTTGGGATTCACTATTGTGAATTCTAAGCAGTACCAGAACACGATAGATACCCATTTGTTGGATCACAAGCATATATTGTATGTTGTTGCTTGCAagaaaaaatga